Proteins encoded within one genomic window of Flavobacterium oreochromis:
- a CDS encoding adenine phosphoribosyltransferase, with protein MSLNQYFRDIQDFPKEGILFKDITPLLLNPLARQEVLEKLLSELKNIKIDKVIGVESRGFFFGMMLAQELNVGFIPVRKKNKLPYKTISASYELEYGEDVLEMHIDAIEKGERVLVHDDVLATGGTAKAVCELVERLGGEVVQCNFLMELTFLNGRNKLEGKSIFSAVTY; from the coding sequence ATGAGTTTAAATCAGTATTTCCGTGATATTCAGGACTTTCCGAAGGAAGGAATTTTGTTTAAAGATATAACACCTCTGCTATTAAACCCCTTAGCGAGGCAAGAAGTCTTAGAAAAGCTCTTGTCAGAGTTAAAAAATATTAAAATAGACAAGGTAATAGGAGTAGAGTCTAGAGGTTTTTTCTTTGGGATGATGTTAGCTCAGGAGTTAAATGTTGGTTTTATTCCTGTGAGAAAGAAAAATAAATTACCTTATAAAACCATTTCTGCTAGTTATGAACTGGAATATGGAGAAGATGTATTGGAAATGCACATTGATGCTATTGAAAAAGGAGAGAGGGTTTTAGTTCATGATGATGTATTAGCAACAGGAGGTACAGCAAAAGCAGTATGTGAATTAGTAGAAAGGTTAGGAGGAGAAGTTGTTCAGTGTAATTTTCTTATGGAATTAACTTTTTTGAATGGACGTAATAAGCTAGAAGGGAAGTCAATATTTTCTGCTGTTACTTACTAG
- a CDS encoding DUF2188 domain-containing protein: MENFHLVHEDGVYKLKRENAERASKVIDSNKQDAISQSKDFIVKQGGGSLKIHKNDGGFQEERTYPKSNDPRKSKG; encoded by the coding sequence ATGGAAAATTTTCATTTAGTCCATGAAGATGGCGTGTACAAACTAAAAAGAGAGAATGCTGAAAGAGCTTCTAAAGTAATTGATTCTAATAAGCAAGATGCTATTAGCCAATCAAAAGATTTTATTGTTAAACAAGGTGGGGGTTCTTTGAAAATCCATAAAAATGATGGTGGATTTCAAGAAGAAAGGACTTATCCTAAATCTAATGACCCAAGAAAAAGTAAAGGATAG
- a CDS encoding phage integrase SAM-like domain-containing protein has protein sequence MKNSFSVKAILRKEQPRKDETGRCPINFQIIYRGGKTKTPSGKLIHPSLWDEKKKCPKDLLLKNVLMKEESRIYKILLEMENNDEVFTKETILKKIKGEDKVKINNDFYFHFDEILKNKFAIEDIAIGTQRHYKQLRDRLKLFRPKLTLDEIDTSFFDDFIYFLKVDLESGNSGTNNYAKYFKTILKKLVLDKKIKENPSINFKKLYEEPRINFLNPEELQRLRNADLKLGNLTKGLEYTRDLFLFSCYTGLRDCDIKSLKKKDIIDKKEIIKRQIKTKKKFRFPTMIIG, from the coding sequence ATGAAAAATTCGTTTTCGGTTAAAGCTATTTTAAGAAAAGAGCAACCAAGAAAAGATGAAACTGGAAGATGTCCTATTAACTTTCAGATTATTTATCGTGGTGGAAAAACTAAAACACCATCGGGAAAATTAATTCACCCTAGTTTATGGGACGAAAAGAAAAAATGCCCAAAAGATTTATTATTAAAAAATGTTCTTATGAAAGAAGAAAGTAGAATTTACAAGATTCTTTTAGAAATGGAAAATAATGATGAAGTATTTACAAAGGAAACTATCTTGAAGAAAATTAAAGGAGAAGATAAAGTCAAAATCAATAACGACTTTTATTTTCATTTTGATGAAATTCTTAAAAATAAGTTTGCTATTGAAGATATAGCTATTGGTACCCAAAGACATTATAAACAATTAAGAGATAGGTTAAAATTGTTTAGACCAAAACTTACCTTAGATGAAATTGATACAAGTTTTTTTGATGATTTTATCTACTTCTTAAAAGTGGATTTAGAATCAGGCAATTCTGGAACTAATAACTATGCAAAGTATTTTAAAACCATTTTGAAGAAATTAGTTTTAGATAAAAAAATAAAGGAAAACCCGAGTATAAACTTTAAAAAATTATATGAAGAACCACGAATAAATTTTTTAAATCCTGAAGAATTGCAAAGATTAAGAAATGCTGATTTAAAATTAGGAAATTTAACTAAAGGATTAGAATACACAAGAGATTTGTTTTTGTTTAGTTGCTATACAGGATTGAGAGATTGCGATATTAAATCTTTAAAGAAAAAAGATATTATTGATAAAAAGGAAATAATAAAAAGGCAAATTAAAACTAAAAAGAAGTTTCGATTCCCTACAATGATTATTGGATAG
- a CDS encoding tyrosine-type recombinase/integrase — protein sequence MPYNDYWIEILKKYDFDKKKDNELVFELKSNAVLNRHLKIIGKIAKIKNKINFHDGRHTYGSILALRGMPINYISSAMGHRSIKTTQIYMNTDKDTLSKLMKNVKF from the coding sequence ATTCCCTACAATGATTATTGGATAGAAATATTAAAAAAGTATGATTTTGATAAAAAGAAAGACAATGAGTTAGTATTTGAATTAAAGAGTAATGCAGTATTAAATAGACATTTAAAAATAATTGGAAAAATTGCTAAAATTAAGAATAAAATTAATTTCCATGACGGACGTCATACGTATGGTTCAATACTAGCCTTAAGAGGAATGCCGATTAATTATATCTCTAGTGCTATGGGGCATCGAAGTATAAAAACAACTCAAATTTATATGAATACTGATAAAGATACTTTAAGCAAATTAATGAAAAACGTAAAATTTTAA
- a CDS encoding SsrA-binding protein: MYTILAKINKIILPSFSKQQLDLAKAKKWQLAILAYRYYVTTRALSSK, from the coding sequence ATGTACACAATTTTAGCAAAAATCAATAAAATCATCCTACCTAGCTTTAGCAAACAACAATTAGATCTTGCGAAAGCGAAAAAATGGCAATTAGCAATACTAGCTTACCGATACTATGTTACAACTAGAGCTCTCTCTAGTAAGTAA
- a CDS encoding helix-turn-helix domain-containing protein has protein sequence MENLDRNIDLKIKEISQKLKELRLSRGYTSYETFAFENELNRVQYWRIESGQNITLKTLIKVLEIHQISLAEFFKDL, from the coding sequence ATGGAAAATTTAGACAGAAATATAGATTTAAAAATCAAGGAAATATCTCAAAAGCTTAAAGAACTCAGATTATCAAGGGGTTATACGAGTTATGAAACATTTGCCTTTGAAAACGAACTAAATAGAGTTCAATATTGGAGAATAGAATCAGGTCAGAATATTACATTAAAGACCTTAATTAAGGTATTAGAAATACACCAAATTTCTTTGGCTGAATTCTTCAAAGATTTATGA
- the sucC gene encoding ADP-forming succinate--CoA ligase subunit beta, translating to MNLHEYQGKQILASYGVRVQRGYVANNAEEAVAKAKQLTDETGTGWHVIKAQIHAGGRGKGGGVKLAKNLDQVKELASQIIGMDLITPQTPPTGKRVHKVLVAEDVYYPGESETKEFYMSVLLNRATGRNMIMYSTEGGMDIEEVAEHTPDKIFTEEIDPAVGLQGFQARKIAFNLGLSGEAFKEMVKFVDALYKAYVGSDSSMFEINPVLKTSDNKIMAVDAKVSLDDNALYRHADLAEMRDITEERPIEVEAKEAGLNYVDLDGTVGCMVNGAGLAMATMDLIKYAGYEPANFLDVGGTADAKRVETAFRIILKDPNVKAILINIFGGIVRCDRVAQGVVDAYKNMGDAINVPIIVRLQGTNAEIAKELIDNSGMPILSAVQFQEAADQVKVALS from the coding sequence ATGAATTTACACGAATATCAAGGGAAACAGATATTAGCAAGCTACGGAGTACGTGTTCAGCGTGGTTATGTAGCAAACAATGCTGAGGAAGCGGTTGCTAAGGCAAAACAACTTACAGATGAAACAGGTACAGGATGGCATGTGATTAAGGCACAGATCCATGCTGGTGGTCGTGGTAAAGGTGGTGGTGTTAAGTTGGCTAAAAACTTAGATCAAGTAAAAGAATTAGCAAGTCAAATCATAGGGATGGACTTGATAACTCCTCAAACACCTCCAACTGGAAAAAGAGTTCATAAAGTTTTAGTGGCAGAAGATGTTTACTATCCAGGTGAAAGTGAAACAAAAGAGTTTTACATGTCTGTATTATTAAACAGAGCAACAGGTCGTAACATGATTATGTATTCTACTGAAGGAGGTATGGATATTGAAGAAGTGGCTGAACATACACCAGATAAAATCTTTACTGAAGAAATAGATCCAGCTGTAGGTTTACAAGGTTTTCAAGCAAGAAAAATTGCTTTTAACTTAGGTTTATCAGGCGAGGCTTTTAAAGAAATGGTAAAATTTGTGGATGCTTTATATAAAGCATACGTAGGTTCTGATTCATCTATGTTTGAAATCAATCCTGTTTTAAAAACGTCTGATAATAAAATTATGGCTGTAGATGCAAAAGTGTCTTTAGATGACAACGCATTATACCGCCATGCAGATTTAGCTGAAATGCGTGATATTACTGAAGAGCGTCCGATTGAAGTAGAAGCTAAAGAAGCAGGATTAAATTATGTTGATTTAGATGGTACTGTAGGTTGTATGGTAAACGGTGCAGGTTTAGCTATGGCTACTATGGATTTAATTAAGTATGCAGGTTATGAGCCAGCAAACTTCTTAGATGTAGGAGGTACAGCAGATGCTAAGCGTGTAGAAACAGCTTTCCGTATTATTTTAAAAGATCCAAATGTAAAAGCTATCTTGATTAACATCTTTGGAGGTATTGTTCGTTGTGACCGTGTTGCACAAGGTGTAGTTGATGCTTATAAAAATATGGGTGATGCTATTAATGTTCCTATTATCGTGCGTTTACAAGGAACTAATGCTGAAATTGCAAAAGAATTAATTGATAATTCAGGTATGCCAATTTTATCAGCAGTTCAATTCCAAGAAGCAGCAGATCAAGTAAAAGTAGCTTTATCTTAA
- a CDS encoding energy transducer TonB family protein, producing the protein MDRIFFSALFVILFVNNIIGQKVSNKVGDSIYGDFNGDKKFEYAFRKLIKKRGGNPVENGSPSEYEIKFSDKSIKPINVGCCWFKLINEGDLDNNDSDEISIIQSPMNGCIGYIKTYSIKDDKKTDLINSFSMFICAKLTDDELQKLIVLENNIVYYHEADPNDENLLNDNGDKIIFERLKKIKAFENKPKVKKTNDVLNRLKSNKDNTSSENGTGKGIEEISLAKRKIILKPNPEYNCNEQGKIVVEITVDKDGNVIKAYVGAKGSTNFSKCLLEASKEAALKTKYEPLKNENINQIGYLTYNFSFRD; encoded by the coding sequence ATGGATAGAATATTTTTTTCAGCATTATTTGTAATACTATTTGTAAATAATATAATTGGACAAAAGGTTAGTAATAAAGTTGGCGATTCAATTTATGGGGATTTTAATGGAGATAAAAAATTTGAATATGCTTTTAGAAAACTTATAAAAAAAAGGGGTGGAAATCCTGTAGAAAATGGAAGCCCAAGCGAATATGAAATTAAGTTTAGTGATAAAAGTATAAAGCCTATTAATGTAGGTTGTTGTTGGTTTAAATTAATAAACGAGGGCGACCTAGATAATAATGATTCTGATGAAATTTCTATAATACAATCTCCCATGAATGGTTGTATTGGATATATTAAAACATATTCTATAAAAGACGATAAAAAGACTGATTTAATTAACTCATTCAGCATGTTCATTTGTGCTAAATTAACCGACGATGAACTACAAAAATTAATTGTACTTGAAAATAATATTGTTTACTACCACGAAGCTGACCCGAATGATGAAAATTTATTAAATGACAACGGGGATAAAATTATTTTTGAGCGATTAAAAAAGATAAAAGCTTTTGAAAATAAACCTAAAGTCAAAAAGACTAATGATGTTTTAAATAGATTAAAATCTAATAAAGATAATACTAGTTCAGAGAATGGAACTGGTAAAGGAATAGAAGAAATTTCTTTAGCTAAAAGAAAAATAATCCTAAAACCTAATCCTGAATATAATTGTAATGAGCAAGGTAAAATAGTTGTAGAGATTACTGTTGATAAAGATGGAAATGTGATTAAAGCCTATGTTGGTGCTAAAGGAAGTACTAATTTTTCAAAATGTCTATTAGAAGCATCTAAAGAAGCTGCTTTAAAAACTAAATATGAACCACTAAAAAATGAAAATATAAATCAAATAGGTTACTTAACTTATAATTTTTCTTTTAGAGATTAA